A region from the Bactrocera dorsalis isolate Fly_Bdor chromosome 1, ASM2337382v1, whole genome shotgun sequence genome encodes:
- the LOC105233576 gene encoding outer mitochondrial transmembrane helix translocase: MDNFNFGGSQLSRNEIVQLLLRVSIASVITFYSVKWMMNQLDPTSKNKKKAKLRAEEQLKRLGDQSGFKVNPQQFNDYELMIATHLVVPADIAVSWNDIAGLDDVIQELRESVVLPVRHRDLFNQSKLWQAPKGVLLHGPPGCGKTLIAKATAKEAGMRFINLDVAILTDKWYGESQKLASAVFSLAIKIQPCIIFIDEIDSFLRSRNSNDHEATAMMKTQFMMLWDGLNTNSNSTVIVMGATNRPKDLDKAIIRRMPAQFHIGLPTEVQRLQILKLILETECVHNDVDFNRLAKLTNGFSGSDLREMCRNASVYRMRLFMRSNDNQFSGFSAQSAEPSTSANAAVELSNPLIAISMEDLLKSYDKMKESKLHTGNLFMENRIELD, from the exons atggACAACTTTAATTTCGGTGGGTCGCAGTTATCGCGAAATGAAATCGTTCAGCTACTTCTTCGAGTGTCCATTGCGTCTGTCATCACATTTTATTCGGTGAAATGGATGATGAACCAACTTGATCCCACGAGCAAGAATAAAAAGAAGGCCAAGTTGCGTGCTGAAGAACAACTGAAAAG gctAGGCGATCAGAGTGGTTTCAAAGTGAATCCACAACAATTTAATGACTATGAACTTATGATTGCCACCCATTTAGTTGTACCTGCAGATATTGCAGTGAGCTGGAATGATATTGCTGGTCTTGATGATGTTATACAGGAATTGCGAGAGTCTGTTGTATTGCCAGTTAGACATAGAGATTTATTTAATCAGTCCAAACTGTGGCAAGCACCAAAAGGTGTACTGTTGCACGGACCACCAGGTTGTGGTAAGactttaattgcaaaagcaactGCTAAAGAGGCTGGTATGCGTTTCATAAACTTGGATGTGGCAATTCTAACTGATAAATGGTACGGTGAATCACAGAAATTGGCATCGGCAGTCTTTTCGTTGGCTATCAAAATTCAGCCTTgcataatttttatagatgAAATCGATTCATTTTTGCGCAGTCGCAACTCGAATGACCATGAGGCTACTGCAATGATGAAAACTCAATTTATGATGCTATGGGATGGACttaatacaaattcaaattcaacGGTTATTGTTATGGGCGCAACTAATCGTCCAAAAGATTTAGATAAGGCTATCATACGCCGCATGCCGGCTCAGTTTCATATCGGACTACCGACCGAAGTCCAACGATTACAGATTCTAAAATTGATTTTAGAAACTGAATGTGTACATAATGATGTTGATTTTAATCGTTTAGCAAAACTAACAAATGGGTTTTCTGGTTCGGATTTGAGAGAAATGTGCCGCAATGCTTCAGTCTATAGAATGCGTTTGTTTATGCGTTCTAATGATAATCAATTTTCCGGATTTTCGGCTCAATCCGCTGAGCCATCGACATCGGCAAACGCTGCTGTCGAATTGAGTAATCCCTTAATTGCCATTTCTATGGAAGATCTCCTTAAATCTTATGATAAAATGAAGGAATCAAAGTTGCACACCGGAAATTTATTTATGGAAAATCGAATAGAATTAGATTAG
- the LOC105233577 gene encoding probable elongation factor 1-delta isoform X2 — protein sequence MATTLAADRFWVDKANCHNAERQYYELLSKEVKKISGDGHLNGVQEPQTKLKKSKKLKYKKNEHVTKLTEISTNSESEERFLSSGSQVNAPIDVPKVVAKQSGEKPKKRNKGAKKNADMLGSSANSQCTLVSEIAKAREHIKNSLEKMDGITTLTATPASGEVLDRVAVIEKDNADLRKLIESLRSVCLETQSRVTALEKKVNAELAGKTVASTSAPAPASNAAPAKAEADDDDDVDLFGSEDEEDEEAARVREERLAAYAAKKSKKPQIIAKSSLILDVKPWDDETDLKVMETEIRKIETDGLLWGASKFVPVAFGIQKLSISCVVEDDKVSIDWLTEEIEKLEDYVQSVDVAAFNKI from the exons atggccACAACTCTAGCTGCAGACCGTTTCTGGgtggataaggcaaattgccaCAATGCCGAACGTCAATATTACGAACTTTTAAGCAAGGAG GTCAAAAAGATAAGCGGGGATGGTCACTTGAATGGTGTACAAGAGCcgcaaacaaaattgaaaaaaagcaaaaaattgaaatacaaaaagaatGAGCATGTAACAAAATTAACAGAAATATCAACGAACTCTGAAAGCGAAGAGAGATTTTTATCATCCGGCTCCCAGGTCAATGCACCAATTGATGTACCTAAAGTGGTTGCTAAACAAAGTGGAGAGAAAcccaaaaaaagaaataagggAGCTAAAAAAAATGCCGATATGTTG GGTTCCTCGGCCAACAGCCAGTGCACTTTAGTCTCGGAAATCGCTAAAGCAAGAGAACATATTAAAAATTCGTTAGAAAAG ATGGACGGCATTACTACACTAACTGCAACTCCAGCATCCGGTGAAGTTCTTGATCGTGTTGCTGTTATCGAAAAAGACAATGCCGATTTGAGAAAGTTAATAGAAAGCTTGAGATCGGTTTGTTTAGAAACTCAAAGTCGTGTAACAGCTTTGGAAAAGAAAGTTAACGCCGAACTAGCCGGAAAAACTGTTGCATCCACATCTGCCCCCGCCCCTGCCTCCAATGCCGCACCTGCAAAGGCAGaagctgatgatgatgatgacgtgGATCTATTCGGTTCTGAGGACGAGGAGGATGAGGAAGCCGCACGTGTGCGCGAGGAGCGTTTGGCTGCATACGCCGCAAAGAAATCGAAGAAACCGCAAATTATCGCAAAATCTAGTTTGATTTTGGATGTTAAGCCATGGGATGATGAAACCGATCTTAAAGTTATGGAAACGGAAATAAGAAAAATCGAAACCGATGGTCTCTTATGGGGCGCATCCAAATTCGTTCCAGTAGCTTTTGGTATCCAAAAGCTTAGTATTTCATGTGTCGTCGAAGACGACAAAGTATCGATTGATTGGCTAACTGAGGAAATCGAAAAACTAGAAGACTACGTTCAGAGTGTTGATGTTGctgcattcaataaaatttaa
- the LOC105233577 gene encoding probable elongation factor 1-delta isoform X1: MATTLAADRFWVDKANCHNAERQYYELLSKEDKVKKISGDGHLNGVQEPQTKLKKSKKLKYKKNEHVTKLTEISTNSESEERFLSSGSQVNAPIDVPKVVAKQSGEKPKKRNKGAKKNADMLGSSANSQCTLVSEIAKAREHIKNSLEKMDGITTLTATPASGEVLDRVAVIEKDNADLRKLIESLRSVCLETQSRVTALEKKVNAELAGKTVASTSAPAPASNAAPAKAEADDDDDVDLFGSEDEEDEEAARVREERLAAYAAKKSKKPQIIAKSSLILDVKPWDDETDLKVMETEIRKIETDGLLWGASKFVPVAFGIQKLSISCVVEDDKVSIDWLTEEIEKLEDYVQSVDVAAFNKI; the protein is encoded by the exons atggccACAACTCTAGCTGCAGACCGTTTCTGGgtggataaggcaaattgccaCAATGCCGAACGTCAATATTACGAACTTTTAAGCAAGGAG GATAAGGTCAAAAAGATAAGCGGGGATGGTCACTTGAATGGTGTACAAGAGCcgcaaacaaaattgaaaaaaagcaaaaaattgaaatacaaaaagaatGAGCATGTAACAAAATTAACAGAAATATCAACGAACTCTGAAAGCGAAGAGAGATTTTTATCATCCGGCTCCCAGGTCAATGCACCAATTGATGTACCTAAAGTGGTTGCTAAACAAAGTGGAGAGAAAcccaaaaaaagaaataagggAGCTAAAAAAAATGCCGATATGTTG GGTTCCTCGGCCAACAGCCAGTGCACTTTAGTCTCGGAAATCGCTAAAGCAAGAGAACATATTAAAAATTCGTTAGAAAAG ATGGACGGCATTACTACACTAACTGCAACTCCAGCATCCGGTGAAGTTCTTGATCGTGTTGCTGTTATCGAAAAAGACAATGCCGATTTGAGAAAGTTAATAGAAAGCTTGAGATCGGTTTGTTTAGAAACTCAAAGTCGTGTAACAGCTTTGGAAAAGAAAGTTAACGCCGAACTAGCCGGAAAAACTGTTGCATCCACATCTGCCCCCGCCCCTGCCTCCAATGCCGCACCTGCAAAGGCAGaagctgatgatgatgatgacgtgGATCTATTCGGTTCTGAGGACGAGGAGGATGAGGAAGCCGCACGTGTGCGCGAGGAGCGTTTGGCTGCATACGCCGCAAAGAAATCGAAGAAACCGCAAATTATCGCAAAATCTAGTTTGATTTTGGATGTTAAGCCATGGGATGATGAAACCGATCTTAAAGTTATGGAAACGGAAATAAGAAAAATCGAAACCGATGGTCTCTTATGGGGCGCATCCAAATTCGTTCCAGTAGCTTTTGGTATCCAAAAGCTTAGTATTTCATGTGTCGTCGAAGACGACAAAGTATCGATTGATTGGCTAACTGAGGAAATCGAAAAACTAGAAGACTACGTTCAGAGTGTTGATGTTGctgcattcaataaaatttaa
- the LOC105233577 gene encoding probable elongation factor 1-delta isoform X3 yields MATTLAADRFWVDKANCHNAERQYYELLSKEGSSANSQCTLVSEIAKAREHIKNSLEKMDGITTLTATPASGEVLDRVAVIEKDNADLRKLIESLRSVCLETQSRVTALEKKVNAELAGKTVASTSAPAPASNAAPAKAEADDDDDVDLFGSEDEEDEEAARVREERLAAYAAKKSKKPQIIAKSSLILDVKPWDDETDLKVMETEIRKIETDGLLWGASKFVPVAFGIQKLSISCVVEDDKVSIDWLTEEIEKLEDYVQSVDVAAFNKI; encoded by the exons atggccACAACTCTAGCTGCAGACCGTTTCTGGgtggataaggcaaattgccaCAATGCCGAACGTCAATATTACGAACTTTTAAGCAAGGAG GGTTCCTCGGCCAACAGCCAGTGCACTTTAGTCTCGGAAATCGCTAAAGCAAGAGAACATATTAAAAATTCGTTAGAAAAG ATGGACGGCATTACTACACTAACTGCAACTCCAGCATCCGGTGAAGTTCTTGATCGTGTTGCTGTTATCGAAAAAGACAATGCCGATTTGAGAAAGTTAATAGAAAGCTTGAGATCGGTTTGTTTAGAAACTCAAAGTCGTGTAACAGCTTTGGAAAAGAAAGTTAACGCCGAACTAGCCGGAAAAACTGTTGCATCCACATCTGCCCCCGCCCCTGCCTCCAATGCCGCACCTGCAAAGGCAGaagctgatgatgatgatgacgtgGATCTATTCGGTTCTGAGGACGAGGAGGATGAGGAAGCCGCACGTGTGCGCGAGGAGCGTTTGGCTGCATACGCCGCAAAGAAATCGAAGAAACCGCAAATTATCGCAAAATCTAGTTTGATTTTGGATGTTAAGCCATGGGATGATGAAACCGATCTTAAAGTTATGGAAACGGAAATAAGAAAAATCGAAACCGATGGTCTCTTATGGGGCGCATCCAAATTCGTTCCAGTAGCTTTTGGTATCCAAAAGCTTAGTATTTCATGTGTCGTCGAAGACGACAAAGTATCGATTGATTGGCTAACTGAGGAAATCGAAAAACTAGAAGACTACGTTCAGAGTGTTGATGTTGctgcattcaataaaatttaa
- the LOC105233579 gene encoding FUN14 domain-containing protein 1 isoform X1, with product MSDWSKSQKNANNARVEKMTEDASKFLGGVLGDISSRSAYTQIAIGATSGWFTGFATMKIGKFAAFAIGGGIILMEIAHQEGFIEIDWSKITGKLDKVTDKVETAVTGQEKNWIEKTERFVDRKLDRAENILKSKTKKAKKWYSKLIGDENGPKVNDLHIFLTAFVGGIALGVASA from the exons ATGAGCGATTGGTCGAAATCACAAAAAAACGCTAATAACGCTAGAGTCGAGAAAATGACGGAAGACGCATCAAAGTTTCTGGGTGGTGTCCTCGGTGATATAAGCTCACGATCAGCGTATACTCAAATAGCTATTGGTGCCACTTCAGGATG GTTTACTGGTTTTGCAACAATGAAAATTGGCAAATTTGCAGCTTTCGCCATCGGAGGTGGTATTATTTTAATGGAAATTGCCCATCAAGAAGGTTTTATTGAAATCGACTGGTCGAAAATCACAGGAAAACTTGATAAAGTCACTGACAAAGTTGAAACAGCCGTAACTGGccaagaaaaaaattggataGAGAAG ACTGAACGTTTTGTTGATCGCAAACTTGATCGCGCAGAGAACATATTAAAGTCAAAAACAAAGAAAGCCAAAAAATGGTACAGCAAACTTATTGGCGACGAAAATGGACCCAAAGTAAACGATCTTCACATTTTCTTAACGGCCTTCGTAGGCGGAATTGCATTAGGCGTAGCTTCGGCTTAA
- the LOC105233579 gene encoding FUN14 domain-containing protein 1B isoform X2, with amino-acid sequence MSDWSKSQKNANNARVEKMTEDASKFLGGVLGDISSRSAYTQIAIGATSGWFTGFATMKIGKFAAFAIGGGIILMEIAHQEGFIEIDWSKITGKLDKVTDKVETAVTGQEKNWIEKGKVFVKNNAIFTVAFLGGALVGVGCA; translated from the exons ATGAGCGATTGGTCGAAATCACAAAAAAACGCTAATAACGCTAGAGTCGAGAAAATGACGGAAGACGCATCAAAGTTTCTGGGTGGTGTCCTCGGTGATATAAGCTCACGATCAGCGTATACTCAAATAGCTATTGGTGCCACTTCAGGATG GTTTACTGGTTTTGCAACAATGAAAATTGGCAAATTTGCAGCTTTCGCCATCGGAGGTGGTATTATTTTAATGGAAATTGCCCATCAAGAAGGTTTTATTGAAATCGACTGGTCGAAAATCACAGGAAAACTTGATAAAGTCACTGACAAAGTTGAAACAGCCGTAACTGGccaagaaaaaaattggataGAGAAG GGCAAAGTGTTTGTTAAAAACAACGCAATTTTCACGGTAGCATTTCTTGGTGGCGCTCTTGTTGGAGTTGGCTGTGCATGA
- the LOC105233580 gene encoding uncharacterized protein LOC105233580, which yields MDEQEEVQQNMISNLPLLFANGYPTSLEKITESQLEKFIPFMVRCSLGHINFQEKTDCSEPEWWPEDFPFTIPFTKPKKFTGNWAQKMKEIIIICYQFHRSVFLLRFCNDLAAYEHASLRFINNYNSTTSLFERRSNKLLVTFRNENMSYDQPQRSRKCLMRQKSKSGNQERADAEQIMVEPAPFDIYLCDNCDAELYSKEAISEHEKTCNVEDDDDDVILCDTPEPSENTVQSTDSKRNTEDNELRNGFLLNFNLQCRDDNKNGKVPSKNEALGASKETKDEKSGFMIIDKNKRMPRRNRAVHSLARCATIPLSSPAGQLLLRTTKTAMTPEYLSERLDRVERFCFAPLLSKSQTKPKYFEKKHTFTNTHCTFKKPQDYSSHVYVFPRRQFSQRRRTESFLFLNSSLIRRCRPISVRLKKITDNEVKTRRSLPNTKLNIKLTRDATRRSNWKISSPSTEIIVDTIDLCSSDEEECRIRSSGDCSSSSDIRKTHALQRYSEPGPSIEITRQTLATFTSNNIATKSAATSSLTITSGNGKKLSLKEISLFPIRKSTRTNGPAKGPDKPPIRATAIASTRLSLTHTSNLAVNSSSAAATTQALTVPAISDESKKSSTIDINALLNPIPTAIFATSTDNGISLPKPLQPSVYIFSNYAANALTSTVPTTNNDITTTNAGNTFRNQNQENHAQNGTTPAAGLVVKHQITNNSATPTLTPDWYPELNALATSTNTNLSNTKQTHLAERERARSLSLVSPSRVISIDLTS from the exons ATGGATGAACAAGAGGAAGTTCAACAAAATATGATTTCGAATTTACCATTATTGTTCGCTAATGGCTATCCGAcatcattggaaaaaataacagaGTCAcaacttgaaaaattcatacCATTTATGGTACGTTGTTCGCTTGGTCACATAAACTTTCAGGAAAAAACAGACTGCAGCGAACCGGAGTGGTGGCCTGAAGATTTTCCATTCACCATACCATTTACGAAGCCGAAAAAATTTACTggc aATTGGGCGCAAAAAATGAaggaaataattataatatgctATCAATTTCATAGAAGCGTTTTCCTGCTTCGCTTCTGCAACGATTTAGCTGCGTATGAGCATGCGAGTCTACGATTTATAAACAACTACAATTCGACAACGTCGCTCTTTGAACGACGTAGCAACAAATTGTTGGTTACatttagaaatgaaaatatg tcATATGATCAACCGCAACGCAGTCGGAAATGTTTAATGCGACAAAAGTCAAAAAGTGGCAATCAAGAAAGAGCGGATGCTGAACAAATAATGGTCGAACCAGCACCAttcgatatttatttatgcgACAATTGCGATGCTGAACTGTATTCGAAAGAAGCTATTTCg GAACATGAAAAGACTTGCAACGTGGAGGACGACGATGACGATGTCATTTTGTGTGATACACCTGAACCTAGCGAAAACACTGTGCAGTCAACAGATTCGAAACGAAATACAGAGGACAATGAGCTACGTAATGGATTCCTACTTAATTTTAACCTGCAATGCCGTGACGATAACAAAAATGGTAAAGTTCCAAGCAAGAATGAAGCGTTAGGTGCGTCAAAAGAAACTAAAGACGAGAAAAGCGGATTCATGATTATTGATAAAAACAAACGTATGCCACGACGAAATCGTGCTGTACATTCGTTAGCACGTTGTGCCACAATACCGTTGTCATCGCCTGCTGGACAATTGCTATTGCGTACTACAAAAACTGCCATGACACCAGAATATTTATCGGAGCGACTTGATCGCGTGGAGCGTTTCTGTTTTGCGCCCTTACTCTCAAAATCCCAAACGAAGCcgaaatattttgagaaaaagcACACATTCACCAATACACATTGTACATTTAAAAAGCCACAAGACTATAGTTCGCATGTCTACGTCTTTCCACGTCGGCAATTCTCACAACGAAGACGTACTGAAAGTTTTCTATTCTTAAATTCTTCACTAATAAGACGCTGCCGTCCAATTTCGGTGCGGCTAAAGAAAATCACCGATAACGAGGTGAAAACCCGACGCTCATTaccaaatacaaaattaaatatcaaactAACACGTGATGCTACACGACGTTCCAATTGGAAAATCTCCTCACCATCAACCGAAATCATTGTGGACACAATTGATTTGTGTTCATCGGATGAGGAGGAATGTCGCATTAGGAGTAGCGGCGATTGTAGTAGTAGTAGTGATATTAGGAAAACACATGCTCTACAAAGATATAGCGAACCTGGCCCTAGCATTGAAATAACACGCCAAACGCTAGCAACATTCACCAGCAATAATATCGCCACCAAAAGCGCCGCGACAAGTTCACTAACAATTACTAGTGGTAATGGTAAAAAGTTAAGTCTCaaagaaatttcattatttCCAATACGCAAATCGACGCGTACCAATGGACCAGCTAAAGGACCAGATAAGCCGCCAATACGCGCTACAGCAATTGCCAGCACACGTTTATCTTTAACACACACCTCAAATCTAGCTGTGAATAGTTCCTCAGCAGCCGCCACAACCCAAGCGCTAACTGTACCGGCCATCAGCGATGAGAGTAAAAAATCTTCCACTATCGATATAAATGCACTACTAAATCCAATACCTACTGCAATATTCGCCACCTCAACGGATAATGGTATTTCATTACCAAAACCATTACAACCGtcagtttatatattttcaaattatgccGCTAACGCATTGACCTCAACAGtgccaacaacaaataatgaCATTACAACAACGAACGCTGGTAATACATTTAGAAAccaaaatcaggaaaatcacGCACAAAATGGCACTACCCCAGCTGCGGGGCTTGTTGTCAAACATCAAATAACCAATAATAGTGCAACACCAACACTAACACCCGACTGGTATCCGGAATTGAATGCGTTAGCGACAAGTACCAATACAAATTTAAGCAATACGAAACAAACACACCTGGCGGAACGCGAACGTGCGCGTAGCCTGTCTTTAGTGTCGCCAAGTCGTGTTATATCAATTGATCTGACCTCTTAA
- the LOC105233582 gene encoding RING finger and SPRY domain-containing protein 1, with translation MGSCLCKDKNESEEDNNDTGVGRTQRHSRGSLRNSYRNPEVLQTNDTLKTLSDTVDKLVRETLDVISTMIDNEPNPPSSILMLHIITEKPAGWTELVRSLMRVVPVEHPMGPSVIALLLDDSPLPTKESVLKVGEMVAPKYGLKNNLRKERNLCVILGCLAEKLAGPSSIALLNNSMLKYLISNLNEDIDPNVKLLSLIALEKFAQTSENKVTIQKTLQEMKQSPFLALEEHVSSPNFLMRQIGFCACWCLDNYFPVSGRQYSYETTNVSNINAMLNTKDVSEYLKISPDGLEARCDAYTFESVRCTFQITKGCWYYEVLLITPGVMQIGWATKESSFLSDDGYGIGDDKYSIGFDGCRRIIWHNAKSIPHSLPTWKSGSILGCLLDLDKQEVIFTLDGESTDPYRHIFNNVKEGFFAAASFMSFQQCRFNFGLEPFRYPPQRAFHNFNESGKLSSSDKIILPRHIYLDMLRKVSVRDDSCTLCFDKKATMRLEPCAHRGFCVTCTEQLKFCPMCRSDIRTKVQECTDSPVNVEVSEAEVMSTET, from the exons ATGGGCTCTTGTCTGTGTAAAGATAAAAACGAAAGTGAAGAGGACAATAATGATACGGGCGTTGGGCGTACGCAACGACATTCAAGAGGTTCACTCAGAAACTCATACCGTAATCCGGAAGTACTGCAGACAAATGACACATTGAAAACACTTTCTGACACCGTGGACAAATTAGTACGCGAGACTTTAGATGTGATTAGTACAATGATTGATAA TGAACCGAACCCACCCAGTTCTATATTAATGCTACACATAATCACGGAAAAACCAGCTGGTTGGACTGAACTGGTGCGTTCATTAATGCGTGTGGTGCCGGTAGAACATCCCATGGGCCCCAGTGTTATAGCCCTACTACTCGATGACAGTCCACTGCCTACAAAAGAATCTGTACTGAAGGTCGGCGAAATGGTTGCACCAAAATATGGTTTAAAAAATAACCTACGCAAAGAACGAAATTTATGTGTTATACTTGGCTGCTTAGCAGAAAAATTAGCAGGACCTAGCAGTATTGCATTACTTAACAATTCCATGTTAAAGTACCTGATTAGTAATTTAAATGAAGACATCGATCCGAATGTAAAACTTCTTTCATTAATCGCACTCGAAAAATTTGCCCAAACGAGTGAAAATAAAGTGACAATACAG AAAACTTTGCAAGAAATGAAGCAAAGCCCGTTTTTAGCACTGGAGGAGCATGTAtcatcaccaaatttcttaatGCGTCAAATAGGATTTTGCGCTTGTTGGTGTTTAGACAACTACT ttCCAGTAAGCGGGCGACAATATTCATATGAGACAACCAATGTCTCCAATATTAACGCCATGCTTAATACGAAGGATGTAagtgaatatttgaaaatatcacCAGATGGTTTAGAAGCGCGCTGTGACGCTTACACATTTGAAAGTGTTCGCTGCACATTCCAG ATAACCAAAGGTTGTTGGTATTATGAAGTCCTCCTAATAACACCGGGTGTGATGCAAATCGGTTGGGCAACAAAAGAATCGAGTTTTCTAAGTGACGATGGTTATGGTATAGGTGATGACAAATACTCTATTGGATTTGATGGTTGTAGGCGTATTATATGGCATAATGCCAAATCAATTCCACACAGTTTGCCAACATGGAAAAGTGGCTCGATTCTTGGTTGTTTACTTGATTTAGACAAACAAGAAGTTATTTTTACTCTCGATGGAGAATCGACTGATCCTTATAGGCACATATTCAATAACGTTAA gGAAGGATTTTTTGCGGCAGCAAGTTTTATGTCCTTTCAACAATGTAGATTTAATTTTGGACTGGAACCATTTCGATATCCACCACAAAGAGCATTTCACAATTTCAATGAAAGTGGAAAGCTGAGTTCAAGTGACAag ATAATTTTGCCGCGGCATATTTATCTTGATATGTTACGAAAAGTAAGTGTACGTGATGACTCCTGTACATTATGCTTTGACAAAAAGGCTACTATGAGGTTGGAGCCTTGCGCGCATAG AGGGTTTTGTGTCACGTGTACGGAACAACTGAAGTTTTGCCCCATGTGTCGCTCGGACATACGTACAAAAGTACAAGAATGCACTGATAGTCCTGTTAATGTGGAAGTTTCTGAAGCAGAAGTTATGTCCACGGAAACATGA
- the LOC105233581 gene encoding mitochondrial chaperone BCS1, whose amino-acid sequence MPFSEIVSGLSTNPYFGAGFGLFGIGAGAAILRKGLQGAIILFRRHMMITLEVPCRDKSYQWLLQWITVRGARETQHLSVETSFVQKETGQIRTKYDFIPSIGKHLMRYQGIWIQVERTREQHTLDLHMGVPWESVTLTSFGRNKQLYFDILEEARLLALEATEGKTLMYTAMGSEWRQFGHPRRRRPLSSVVLEKGVAERIVTDCKEFIGNSQWYIDRGIPYRRGYLLYGPPGCGKSSFITALAGELEYGICLLNLSERGLTDDRLNHLLNVAPEQSIILLEDVDAAFASREDVKQQAAAYEGLNRITFSGLLNCLDGVASTEARIVFMTTNYLERLDPALIRPGRVDVKEFVGHCDAYQLEEMFLRFYGKQEKLPRKVAMEFAKCVLADGRKASPAQVQGYFMRHKTATSSEVLSHTAEIWEGSLSTTLQKEPITLQATAA is encoded by the coding sequence ATGCCGTTCTCGGAAATTGTGAGTGGATTATCAACAAATCCATATTTCGGAGCAGGCTTTGGCCTATTCGGAATAGGTGCCGGTGCAGCTATTTTGCGGAAAGGTCTGCAAGGGgctataattttatttcgcCGACATATGATGATTACATTGGAAGTACCCTGCCGAGATAAATCTTATCAGTGGTTGCTGCAATGGATTACTGTGCGAGGAGCAAGAGAGACACAACATCTCAGCGTCGAGACATCATTTGTGCAAAAAGAAACTGGCCAAATACGTACAAAGTATGACTTTATACCCAGTATTGGAAAGCATTTAATGCGATATCAGGGCATTTGGATACAGGTTGAACGTACACGGGAGCAGCACACATTGGACTTACATATGGGTGTACCATGGGAGAGTGTTACGTTAACATCATTTGGTCGTAATAAACAATTGTATTTCGATATACTTGAAGAGGCACGTTTATTAGCTTTGGAAGCAACTGAGGGTAAAACACTTATGTACACCGCTATGGGTTCCGAATGGCGACAGTTTGGACATCCACGACGCAGACGACCGTTATCGTCTGTTGTGCTCGAGAAGGGTGTTGCAGAGCGTATTGTCACAGACTGTAAAGAGTTCATCGGCAATTCTCAATGGTATATAGATCGCGGCATACCTTATCGACGCGGCTATTTGCTGTATGGACCGCCAGGTTGTGGAAAATCTAGTTTTATTACAGCTCTAGCGGGTGAACTTGAATATGGTATCTGCTTATTAAATTTATCAGAGCGTGGACTAACAGATGATCGTTTAAATCATCTTTTGAATGTCGCGCCAGAACAATCAATTATATTGTTAGAGGATGTGGATGCCGCCTTTGCTTCACGTGAAGATGTCAAACAACAAGCGGCTGCATATGAAGGACTCAATCGCATTACATTTAGTGGTTTACTAAACTGTCTGGATGGTGTTGCTTCAACCGAAGCGCGTATTGTATTTATGACAACAAATTATTTAGAACGTTTAGACCCAGCACTTATACGACCCGGTCGCGTTGACGTAAAGGAATTTGTGGGCCATTGCGATGCATACCAACTAGAGGAAATGTTTCTGCGTTTCTATGGCAAACAAGAAAAGCTGCCACGTAAGGTTGCGATGGAATTCGCAAAATGTGTATTAGCTGATGGTCGAAAGGCCAGTCCCGCACAGGTACAAGGCTATTTCATGCGTCATAAAACTGCCACATCAAGTGAGGTGCTTTCACATACGGCCGAAATATGGGAAGGTAGTTTATCTACAACACTGCAAAAGGAACCAATCACATTACAAGCCACGGCCGCGTAG